TTGTAGTCTTGATAGTACGAATCAGGATCAATATACTGGTTAGATGTGACAAATCACCTGTCTTAATGGTCGGAAAAAAAGCCTTTTTTCTGTTAGTAAGATCGAAATCGATGCAGGAGGAAAAAGCCTCATGATTGTTCTATGATAACATACCTAAGACTCTGAAGGGGTTCATTTTTAACTGATTATGCCTTCGACTTGCGCGTATATCTCACTCTTGAATAAACACTTTCAGCAAATTTATCTGCCTCGAACTGTGAACTTGTTTTTAACGTGTTCAATATTTGACTAAAATGTCGTTTTCAGTCCGGGTACCGCCAATAAGCCATCTCAGAAATCtttagaagaaaacaatgaacCTAGTGACGCAGATTGGATTCTGAATTCAATAGGCGAAAATGATACTCAAGCAAGAGGGAACTGTTCTTCCCTTGCCGCTCAATTgaattttcaataataCCTTTATTTACTGTATTAGCTTTTAGCTTTCAGGGCGATGAAgcaagagagaaaaaaataagggaagaaaaaaagtcagAAATTGAGGAGGGGAGGATATTTTGACCTGATGAAtgcacatatatatatatatatagaagGATTCTGTCGGTAAAGACTACATACAATAAAGTTCTGTCGGGTGGCTGTAATAATAGTTTGAATAGCAGTCTTCTTAAATTAATAgttaaaaatttataatgGGATTTTTCAACGATAATCCGGTGATTGAATTCTTTCACAGAATAACGAGAAAACCCAGTACCATTGCGATGTGGGTGTTTGCTGGCCTGATTTGCTCAAGTACATTTTATTTAATGTTCATGTCATCACCCACAATTGACTTCAACTCAAAGAGTAAGAGAAAAGATGATAAATAATTGACCCATTCAATGCCTCGATAAAAATACACTGTGGAAAGACGTTCAGAGCCGGCTTATACAAAACTAACTATTTAAACATATTTGATATGCATATATAGATGTATTCCCTGGGTTTCAAACCTCCCATTTCTCATTTTAAAAGCGAAGATTGGGGGAAAAATTATGAATTTTTATGAAGTAAATAACTATGGGCGAATCTACTCCACAAAGGATCAGTACTTATTCGTCGGATAAGATAGGTTTATTaaattaaatatatttagGAGAGGAAAGACAGCAtatgaatgaaaaaaaaaaaactagtATAGAGGGCACTAcaaatattttctcttccaaaaaatataatatacataaaagaaattagaaATTTATCCTTGTTAATGCAGTAGACTTTTAAttctaaaattttgatttaaAAGTTGAATTTATTTTCGCCGGCCTCGAGATCGTATTTACCGTCAATGACATCTTGAAGAATACCAGCGGAAGCAGCAACTAAACCCAAAAATGGTTTGGATGGATCCAAAACCTTCGATGTGTACTCTGGGTGATACTGAGTAGCAATATAATATGGATGATTCTTCAATTCCAAAATCTCACAACGCTTGCCAGTGTCATCCTTACCCACGAAGATCAACCCATTGTCTTCCAATTCGTTTACTATTTTTGGGTTAATTTCGTAACGATGACGATGTCTTTCGTGGACTTCGGAAGCATCACcgtataattttttaatttgaCTCCATTCAGTCTCGCTTTGAAAATATGTTGGTCGCAAACCTAGTCTCATCGAACCACCCATAGTTTCCTTGTCGATTTCAGGCATGAAGACGACGACGTgattcttttcatcaatgtCTGGATAAAATTCTGCTGAGTGACtgtcttttcttccaagcACACTCCGTGTAAATTCGATGGTGGCAATTTGCAGACCCAAACAAACTCCTAAGAATGGGATGTGATTTTCACGAGCCCATCTAGCAGCTAAAATCATACCTTCCGTACCTCTAACACCAAAGCCACCGGGAATCAAAATACCGTCCGCGGTACTGACCATGTTCCATGCTTCATGAAATTTAGTTTTGTTGCTTTCTTGTGTTTCAGGTTCCAAATCGGTAGCTTCCACCCATTTAATATCCAATTTACGACGACACTTCATGGATGAATGTTCCAATGCTTTTATCACCGACAGGTAAGAATCTTTTAAGTTGGTGTATTTCCCAACCAAAGCAATCTTAACTGTTTCCATGGATTCATCAAAGTTACCTGTTGTAGCCTTCCATTTAGACAATAATTCCAAACCCCTTTgtttttcctcttcagtGAGCGATATTTCATCTAACTTTAATCTAGCGTGTAAGTAGTCAATCATTTTTTGTTCTAGCAGCAACAATGGGACGTGATAAGTAGAGTTAACATCATGGACGTTGACCACTTGTTCAGGTCCAACATGACAAAACATGGCAATCTTATCTATTGTTGGTTTGTCCAAAGTTTCACTACATCTACAGGCGATCATATCTGGAATTAAACCAAGAGACCTCAAACCTTTGATGGCAGCTTGAGTTGGCTTAGTTTTTTGTTCACCATGAATGACAGGCACTAGAGAAACGTGAATCAGGGCAAAATTTTCCTTCCCAACTTTAAATTGGAATTGTCTTAGCGCTTCCACAAAAGGAGCACTTTCGATATCACCGACAGTACCACCCAGTTCAATGATACAAACGTCTGGTTCCATTCCAGTGTCATCTACAGGAATTTTGGCAACGCGCTCAATCCAATCTTGAATAGCGTTAGTCAAATGAGGGACAATTTGCACGGTCTTGCCTAAATAGTCaccttttctttccttaGCAATAACATGTGAGTATATCTTACCAGTAGTAATGTTATGGTCTTTAGTCAAGGTAACACCAAGGTATCTCTCGTAATTACCCAAATCTAAATCTGTCTCACCACCATCGTCAAGCACGAAACATTCACCATGTTCCAGAGGTGACATAGTACCCGCGTCAATGTTCATATAAGGGTCAATTTTAATTGAGGTAACCTTTAAACCAAGGGTTTTCATTAGCATACCAGTTGAAGATGCAAGAACACCTTTACCAATACCTGAAATGACACCACCTGAAACAACAACGtacttcattttctgtCTATGAgtcaattttattttatcgaCCAATTCGCTGGGAAACTGTTTGAAACCTTTTGGACCTTAGAATGGCGGAAAAATGGCAAATATTTTACaatatttaatatttaacTGAATCTCAAATTTATCCTTTTCCTCTCGATGAGATGAgctatgaaaaattttgaaaaaaaaaaaattgaaaaatttgtcaTCACCTTTAACGAAAAACCTAATATTTGATACATAGGGTCAATAAAAGAAACCCTAGGctttaaatatatataaatcaCTAATTACgaaaatattttggtaGAAATAGTAATCTCAGATTGATATTCAAGTAACAAGAAGATTCTTTGTAAGAGATTACTAGCTATTAAAAATTCTATCTGGTAGAGTGTACAAACCGTCGTCAAGAAATCTAATTGCCTTGCAACGGTGGCTTCTTATAaaggaataaaaaatttcacaaTATGTTCCCCTTTTTAACAAGAATGAATTCATCTATAAGGATGGGAGGATTGATTCTTGAGAGTTCTCCCAACACTTTTTCAAGGAACATTAACCCTATCGCTAAGAGATTTAAACATGAATATGCACCACGGTTTAAGATCGTacaaaagaagcaaaaagGTAGAGTGCCCGTTCGTACAGGTGGTTCAATCAAGGGATCCACTTTGCAATTTGGGAAGTATGGGTTACGACTGAAAAGCGAGGGTATTAGGATATCTGCGCAACAGCTAAAAGAAGCAGATAACGCTATTATGAGATATGTCAGGCCTTTAACCAATGGTCATTTATGGAGACGTTTGTGTACAAACGTTGCTGTATGTATCAAGGGTAACGAAACAAGAATGGGTAAGGGTAAAGGTGGGTTTGACCACTGGATGGTGAGAGTACCCACAGGGAAGatcctttttgaaataaatgGTGATGATTTGCATGAAAAAGTCGCACGTGAAGCCTTTAGAAAAGCTGGCACCAAATTGCCTGGGGTATATGAATTTGTATCCTTGGATTCTCTGGTCAGAGTTGGGTTGCatagtttcaaaaatcctAAAGACGACCCTGTGAAGAATTTCTACGATGAAAGCGCAAAGAAACCGTCTAAGAAGTATTTGAATGTTTTAAAGTCTCAAGAACCACAGTATAAACTTTTCAGGGGTCGTTGAGCGGATCGAGCATACCATGTATACATGTATATAATtattaagaaaatattgatattcACAATCAAGTAATCAGCCATCGCTATGCGACTATTAATCCTAGATACACAGTATGCTCTCTGCGGAAGAATAGGAGTTTTTCTCCGGAGTGAGCGCTGAAGAAACACATTAAGACGTGAAAAAACACCTGTTTGATCTATCCAGAGTATAAACAGTGAGAAATATTTGAGCACCCAAGAAGAGCAACGTACGTCACCTTTGGAATTTGCTAGCCAATCGAGTTCCAACTTCGCAGCCTTTATTAtagtattatttttcataaacCATGGATCGCAAAAAAACACTTATAAATTCAAGTG
The nucleotide sequence above comes from Saccharomyces paradoxus chromosome II, complete sequence. Encoded proteins:
- the MIN6 gene encoding Min6p (similar to YBL039W), with the protein product MGFFNDNPVIEFFHRITRKPSTIAMWVFAGLICSSTFYLMFMSSPTIDFNSKSKRKDDK
- the URA7 gene encoding CTP synthase URA7 (Major CTP synthase isozyme (see also URA8)~similar to YBL039C) yields the protein MKYVVVSGGVISGIGKGVLASSTGMLMKTLGLKVTSIKIDPYMNIDAGTMSPLEHGECFVLDDGGETDLDLGNYERYLGVTLTKDHNITTGKIYSHVIAKERKGDYLGKTVQIVPHLTNAIQDWIERVAKIPVDDTGMEPDVCIIELGGTVGDIESAPFVEALRQFQFKVGKENFALIHVSLVPVIHGEQKTKPTQAAIKGLRSLGLIPDMIACRCSETLDKPTIDKIAMFCHVGPEQVVNVHDVNSTYHVPLLLLEQKMIDYLHARLKLDEISLTEEEKQRGLELLSKWKATTGNFDESMETVKIALVGKYTNLKDSYLSVIKALEHSSMKCRRKLDIKWVEATDLEPETQESNKTKFHEAWNMVSTADGILIPGGFGVRGTEGMILAARWARENHIPFLGVCLGLQIATIEFTRSVLGRKDSHSAEFYPDIDEKNHVVVFMPEIDKETMGGSMRLGLRPTYFQSETEWSQIKKLYGDASEVHERHRHRYEINPKIVNELEDNGLIFVGKDDTGKRCEILELKNHPYYIATQYHPEYTSKVLDPSKPFLGLVAASAGILQDVIDGKYDLEAGENKFNF
- the MRPL16 gene encoding mitochondrial 54S ribosomal protein uL16m (Mitochondrial ribosomal protein of the large subunit~similar to YBL038W), with translation MFPFLTRMNSSIRMGGLILESSPNTFSRNINPIAKRFKHEYAPRFKIVQKKQKGRVPVRTGGSIKGSTLQFGKYGLRLKSEGIRISAQQLKEADNAIMRYVRPLTNGHLWRRLCTNVAVCIKGNETRMGKGKGGFDHWMVRVPTGKILFEINGDDLHEKVAREAFRKAGTKLPGVYEFVSLDSLVRVGLHSFKNPKDDPVKNFYDESAKKPSKKYLNVLKSQEPQYKLFRGR